In Brevibacterium pigmentatum, the sequence TGTCATCCTCGGGTTCGCTGGGGATGGAGGCCATATTCGGGTAGATCATCGTCGGCAGCTCATAGGCGGTGACGACGGTGAGAACGGTCCTGCGGCGTTTCGCCTCGATGGCGCCGTAGCGGACGGCTTGAGCGGCGAGTTCGGAGCCGTCGAAGCCGACGAGGACGCCGAGTTCGAGGTTCAGGCCGGATTCGGACGAACTGGTTTGAGCAGACATCTCGCACCTCTCGATCGGGGCCTGTCCAACCCAGACGCCGACGACGGCCCCGACTGGCGGTATCGTCCGCGTCCTCTTCAGTCTACCAAGGCTGTTCTACAAGATGTAGAAAAAGCGTGCGGCGAGAAGCTGCGTCTCACCTGGGCGCGCCCGCGGCTCAGACGCGGAAGCCCAGGTGAGCCAGCGCAATGCGCAGAATGTGGTCCTGGCCGTAGCAGAGCTCGCCCACGATATCGGGACGCAGGGTCTCCTCGGGGGTCAGCCAATCGAGGCTGAGCGCATCGGCTCGCGGAGTGCATTCGCCGCGGACCTCCATGATGAAGCACATGGCGATCGCATGCTGGCGCGGGTCGTGGAGGAGCGACGATCCTTCGGTGGGGAAGTACTCGGCGATGTGGAACGGGGCGATCGCGGGAGGGATGACCGGCAGCGCCATCGGGCCCAGGTCGTTCTCGGCGTGACGGACCAGCGCGGTGCGGATGGTCTCGTGGTAGCGGATCCGCCCGCCGACGACCTCTCGCCCCAGCGTTCCGTCCTCAAGGCTGCGCAGCAGAAGGCCGATGCGCTCGACATTGCCCGTCTCGCCCACCCGCACGGGGATGGCGTTGACATAGGGAATCGGGATGCGCCTGCGCAGCCGCGCATACTCAGCGTCGTCGAACCAGTTCTCGTCGAAATCCAAGGCTGTCCGGGTCATGACCCAATATTCCCACAACCTCCCTCGCGGCAGAAGAGCTTGGAGACCCTGGTGGTGAACTGGGGCACGTATCGGGTAAAGTATCTTGATGTCGAGATAAATTTCCGACCACTCATCATCACGAGAAGTGACGTGGCCTACAGTTGTGTCAGCACTCTCTGACCGGAACCGGTCAAGGACGTATGAAGGGGTAACCATGATCAATCATGAAGTCCGCACCTACAAGAGCTCAGAGAACCTGGCTCGCGAAGATCAGCTCGCCTGGAAGATCGCCGAGGTCGCATCCGATCCGACTCCGGTCGACTCCGACGTCACCGAGATGGTCATCAACCGCATCATCGACAACGCCGCTGTGGCTGCCGCCTCGGTGCGCCGCTCCGCTCCGACCCACGCTCGTGAGCAGGCTCAGACCCACCCGTTCAATCCCGGCGCCAACATCTTCGGTCTGCCGGTGAGCGACCGCTTCTCGCCGGAATGGGCCGCTTGGGCCAACGGTGTGGCCGTGCGCGAACTCGATTTCCACGACACCTTCCTCGCCGCCGAGTACTCGCACCCCGGTGACAACATCCCGGCCGTGCTCGCAGTCGCCCAGCACAAGGGCATCGGCGGCAAGGACCTCATCAACGGCATCGCCACCGGCTACGAGATCCAGGTCGACCTCGTCAAGGGAATGTGCCTGCACGAGCACAAGATCGACCACGTCGCCCACCTCGGCCCCTCGGCCGCGGCCGGCATCGGAGCCCTGCTCCACCTGCCCACCGAGGTCACCTTCCAGGCCGTGCAGCAGGCGCTGCACGTGACCACCGCGACTCGTCAGTCGCGCAAGGGCGAGATCTCATCCTGGAAGGCCCACGCTCCGGCCTTCGCCGGCAAGATGGCCGTCGAATCCGTCGACCGTGCGATGCGCGGCGAGGGCGCACCGAACCCGATCTACGAAGGTGAGGACGGCTTCATCGCCTGGATCCTCTCCGGCCCCGAGGCCCGCTACACCATCCCGCTGCCCGGCAAGGGCGAAGCGAAGCGCGCGATCCTCGACACCTACACCAAGGAGCACTCGGCCGAGTACCAGGCTCAGGCGCTCATCGACCTCGCCCGCAAGCTCGGCGGACAGATCGAGGACCTGTCGAAGATCAAGCGGGTCGTCATCCACACCTCGCACCACACCCACTACGTCATCGGCACCGGTGCGAACGATCCGCAGAAGATGGATCCGAAAGCCAGCCGTGAGACCCTCGACCACTCGATCATGTACATCTTCGCCGTAGCCATGCAGGACCAGGGCTGGCACCACGAGCGCTCGTATGCTCCCGAGCGCGCCGGCCGTCCCGACACCGTCGAGCTGTGGCACAAGATCGAGACCACCGAGGATCCCGAGTGGACCCGCCGCTACCACTCGATCGACCCGAACGAGAAGGCCTTCGGCGGACGCGTGGAGATCGAATTCGAGGACGGCTCGACGCTGACCGACGAAATCGCCGTCGCAGACGCCCACCCGTTCGGAGCGCGTCCCTTCGCCCGTGCGAACTACATCGAGAAGTTCAAGACCCTGGCCGAGGGCATCGTCTCCGACTCGGAGCAGGCTCGCTTCATC encodes:
- a CDS encoding DUF4916 domain-containing protein, giving the protein MTRTALDFDENWFDDAEYARLRRRIPIPYVNAIPVRVGETGNVERIGLLLRSLEDGTLGREVVGGRIRYHETIRTALVRHAENDLGPMALPVIPPAIAPFHIAEYFPTEGSSLLHDPRQHAIAMCFIMEVRGECTPRADALSLDWLTPEETLRPDIVGELCYGQDHILRIALAHLGFRV
- a CDS encoding MmgE/PrpD family protein is translated as MINHEVRTYKSSENLAREDQLAWKIAEVASDPTPVDSDVTEMVINRIIDNAAVAAASVRRSAPTHAREQAQTHPFNPGANIFGLPVSDRFSPEWAAWANGVAVRELDFHDTFLAAEYSHPGDNIPAVLAVAQHKGIGGKDLINGIATGYEIQVDLVKGMCLHEHKIDHVAHLGPSAAAGIGALLHLPTEVTFQAVQQALHVTTATRQSRKGEISSWKAHAPAFAGKMAVESVDRAMRGEGAPNPIYEGEDGFIAWILSGPEARYTIPLPGKGEAKRAILDTYTKEHSAEYQAQALIDLARKLGGQIEDLSKIKRVVIHTSHHTHYVIGTGANDPQKMDPKASRETLDHSIMYIFAVAMQDQGWHHERSYAPERAGRPDTVELWHKIETTEDPEWTRRYHSIDPNEKAFGGRVEIEFEDGSTLTDEIAVADAHPFGARPFARANYIEKFKTLAEGIVSDSEQARFIDLAENLESLDAKGVGELSFVVDGLEHSGSKGIF